In Streptomyces sp. SLBN-118, the following are encoded in one genomic region:
- a CDS encoding acyl-CoA dehydrogenase family protein: protein MTDLLYSEAEDDLRAAVRSLLADRNDTTSVLARAEAGAPYDPELWKALAADMGAAGLLVPEKFGGQGASHREAAVVLEELGRAVAPAPYLTSSVIATETLLGLDVESPEVADLIGELAAGRKTAVLAVPLSASPDGPLPAGASRITGVADAAFADLLLVLTSDGLHAVERTSITVEALTPLDLTRPLCAVTIDGTAGGTRLADAATAERAVRRGLLAGAGLLASEQLGLAEWCLEETVRHTRERHQFNRPIGSFQALKHRMAQLWLEVVSARAAARNAADALATDSPEAALAVAVAQAYSSRVAVHAAEECVQLHAGIGMTWEHPAHLYLKRAKSDEIALGTPGRHKEKLAELVDLQAP, encoded by the coding sequence ATGACTGACCTGCTGTACTCCGAGGCCGAGGACGACCTGCGCGCCGCCGTACGTTCCCTGCTCGCCGACCGCAACGACACGACGTCCGTCCTGGCGCGTGCCGAGGCCGGTGCGCCCTACGACCCCGAACTGTGGAAGGCGCTCGCCGCGGACATGGGCGCGGCCGGACTGCTCGTACCCGAGAAGTTCGGCGGCCAGGGAGCGAGCCACCGCGAGGCGGCCGTGGTCCTGGAGGAGCTGGGCCGGGCGGTTGCCCCCGCGCCGTATCTCACGAGCTCGGTGATCGCGACCGAGACGCTGCTCGGGCTTGATGTGGAGTCGCCCGAAGTGGCGGATCTCATCGGTGAGCTGGCGGCGGGCAGGAAGACCGCAGTGCTCGCCGTGCCGCTGTCGGCCTCGCCGGACGGCCCGCTCCCCGCCGGTGCCTCAAGGATCACGGGTGTCGCGGACGCCGCCTTCGCCGATCTGCTGCTCGTCCTGACGTCCGACGGGCTGCACGCGGTCGAGAGAACGAGTATCACTGTCGAGGCGCTGACCCCGCTCGATCTCACGCGTCCGCTCTGTGCTGTCACGATCGACGGCACGGCGGGCGGCACGCGCCTCGCCGACGCTGCGACCGCCGAGCGGGCAGTACGGCGTGGACTGCTCGCCGGCGCCGGACTGCTCGCCTCCGAGCAGCTGGGGCTCGCCGAGTGGTGCCTTGAGGAGACGGTCCGCCACACCCGCGAACGCCACCAGTTCAACCGCCCCATCGGCTCGTTCCAGGCGCTCAAGCACCGTATGGCGCAGCTGTGGCTCGAGGTCGTCTCGGCCCGCGCCGCGGCCCGCAACGCCGCCGACGCGCTGGCCACCGACAGCCCGGAGGCCGCCCTCGCGGTCGCTGTCGCCCAGGCGTACAGCTCACGGGTCGCCGTGCACGCCGCCGAGGAGTGCGTGCAGTTGCACGCGGGCATCGGCATGACCTGGGAACACCCGGCGCATCTTTACCTCAAGCGTGCCAAGTCCGACGAGATCGCCCTCGGCACGCCGGGCCGCCACAAGGAGAAACTGGCCGAACTGGTCGACCTCCAGGCTCCCTAG
- a CDS encoding HAMP domain-containing sensor histidine kinase, whose amino-acid sequence MRPCSGGAERGALDTRDARAVADGRKAAFFSAARHQGHPVRIYTAPVAQGRAVQVWVRSDGVERGVARVRTVLIEAGAAGVLLACLLGCIVARTSLAPLARLTAVVERIAATRDTRHRIAVTGHDEAARLTGSFNTMLIALHGSLTAQRRLVADASHELRTPLTSLRTNAELLAMIAPDDIRRRERATAALGRQIGELVDLVEDLAELARGDEGADEPADELRLDALVTQCVDRARAHRPATVFTVETEPTLIFGVRARLARATANLLDNAAKFSPEGSVVDVRLRDGELTVRDHGPGIDPDDLPYIFDRFYRAPAARARRRYGHAPVLPDGRGQGNPVLQLVNM is encoded by the coding sequence ATGCGACCGTGTAGCGGCGGGGCCGAGCGAGGGGCCCTGGACACCCGTGACGCGCGGGCCGTCGCAGACGGCAGGAAGGCCGCGTTCTTCAGCGCTGCCCGGCACCAGGGCCACCCGGTCCGCATCTACACCGCGCCGGTCGCCCAGGGCCGGGCGGTGCAGGTCTGGGTGCGCTCCGACGGGGTGGAGCGCGGTGTGGCACGCGTCCGTACGGTACTGATCGAAGCCGGAGCGGCAGGCGTGCTCCTCGCCTGCCTTCTGGGATGCATCGTCGCCCGCACGAGCCTCGCCCCGCTGGCCCGGCTGACGGCCGTCGTCGAGCGGATCGCCGCAACCCGTGACACCCGGCACCGCATCGCCGTCACGGGCCACGACGAAGCGGCCAGGCTGACGGGCAGTTTCAACACGATGCTGATCGCTCTGCACGGCTCGCTCACCGCCCAGCGCCGCCTGGTCGCCGACGCCTCCCACGAGCTGCGCACTCCGCTGACCAGCCTGCGCACCAACGCCGAACTCCTGGCCATGATCGCCCCCGACGACATCCGGCGCCGGGAACGCGCCACGGCGGCCCTGGGCCGGCAGATCGGCGAGCTGGTGGACCTGGTCGAGGATCTGGCGGAGCTGGCCCGAGGCGACGAAGGGGCGGACGAACCGGCCGACGAGCTCCGGCTCGACGCACTCGTGACCCAGTGCGTGGACCGGGCACGTGCGCATCGGCCCGCCACGGTGTTCACGGTCGAGACCGAGCCGACGCTGATCTTCGGCGTACGCGCCCGGCTGGCTCGCGCGACGGCGAACCTGCTCGACAACGCCGCCAAGTTCAGCCCCGAAGGCTCGGTGGTGGACGTCCGACTGCGTGATGGCGAACTCACCGTCCGTGACCATGGTCCGGGCATCGATCCTGACGACCTGCCGTACATCTTCGACCGCTTCTACCGCGCCCCGGCCGCCCGCGCACGGCGGCGGTACGGTCATGCGCCTGTCCTTCCGGACGGTCGGGGGCAGGGGAATCCCGTCCTCCAGCTTGTGAACATGTGA
- a CDS encoding glycoside hydrolase, with protein MVGPYDSWSNAQDPATADAPSSTWPAPVWPDACVRGADGRVKTGFGGRGCYVSSEILAQAEPTHHYLADRTRSMTANGANRRAP; from the coding sequence CTGGTCGGTCCCTACGACTCGTGGTCCAACGCCCAGGATCCGGCAACGGCTGACGCCCCGTCCTCCACGTGGCCCGCGCCGGTCTGGCCGGACGCGTGTGTGCGCGGAGCGGACGGCAGGGTGAAGACCGGCTTCGGCGGCCGAGGGTGCTACGTCAGCTCCGAGATTCTGGCGCAGGCCGAGCCCACGCACCACTATCTGGCCGACCGGACGAGGTCGATGACCGCCAACGGCGCGAACAGACGTGCTCCATGA
- a CDS encoding glycoside hydrolase encodes MSVERWELGYHKLPEQQTVRALLAMLYNTPLNFTLDGASLKKHGPEIAKLQRFFSHLQEAAGTRAMTGFTRLTADHRVQRTTFGDTALTVTANFGSSPYRGLPGGCVRAEVPGSPGRTLCP; translated from the coding sequence GTGAGCGTGGAGAGGTGGGAACTCGGCTACCACAAGCTGCCCGAGCAGCAGACCGTCCGCGCGCTGCTGGCCATGCTCTACAACACGCCGCTCAACTTCACGCTGGACGGCGCGAGCTTGAAGAAGCACGGCCCCGAGATCGCCAAGCTCCAGCGTTTCTTCTCTCATCTCCAGGAAGCGGCGGGTACCAGGGCGATGACCGGCTTCACCCGGCTCACCGCCGACCACAGGGTGCAGCGCACCACCTTCGGCGACACGGCGCTGACCGTCACCGCGAACTTCGGATCCTCGCCGTACCGGGGGCTGCCGGGCGGCTGCGTACGAGCCGAGGTGCCGGGCAGCCCTGGACGCACCCTCTGTCCGTGA
- a CDS encoding dihydrofolate reductase family protein, translating into MRKIIYYVHTSLDGHIDGPGGAFDWPLLGPELAAYSDSLQERADTFLYGRVVWDMMAGYWPDVESISDDPHDLAFAPVWRRTPKIVFSRTLEQPEGNVRVIGGDLAEEVGALKRSPGKDLLLFGGSTLAAALTELGLIDEYHIVVHPVVLGGGRPLFLQGKERLSLRFVESRSFDARTVLLRYERPAE; encoded by the coding sequence ATGAGGAAGATCATCTACTACGTTCACACGTCGCTCGACGGACACATCGACGGGCCCGGCGGAGCCTTCGACTGGCCGCTGCTCGGACCGGAACTCGCCGCGTACAGCGACAGCCTGCAGGAGCGTGCTGACACCTTCCTCTACGGGCGCGTGGTCTGGGACATGATGGCGGGCTACTGGCCGGACGTCGAGTCGATCTCCGACGACCCCCACGACCTCGCCTTCGCGCCCGTGTGGCGGCGGACTCCGAAGATCGTCTTCTCCCGGACGCTGGAACAGCCGGAAGGCAACGTCCGTGTGATCGGCGGGGATCTCGCCGAAGAGGTCGGCGCCCTGAAGCGGAGTCCGGGCAAGGATCTGCTGCTGTTCGGCGGTTCGACACTTGCGGCCGCCCTCACGGAGCTCGGCCTGATCGACGAGTACCACATCGTCGTGCACCCGGTGGTACTCGGCGGTGGCAGGCCGCTGTTCCTGCAGGGCAAGGAGCGGCTCAGCCTCCGGTTCGTCGAGTCGCGTTCCTTCGACGCAAGGACCGTCCTGCTCCGCTACGAGCGTCCGGCGGAATGA
- a CDS encoding nitroreductase family deazaflavin-dependent oxidoreductase, with protein sequence MPLEGEYEPSPEKWVRDQVDLYESSGGTKGTTLRGMPVIVLTTRGAKSGKLRKSPLMRVEHEGTYAAVASMGGAPKHPVWYHNIVADLRVELQDGPVRQDMTAREVTGDEKALWWERAVAAYPDYAAYQRKTEREIPVFVLEPVDKEH encoded by the coding sequence ATGCCTCTTGAGGGTGAGTACGAGCCGAGCCCCGAGAAGTGGGTACGCGATCAGGTCGACCTGTACGAAAGCTCCGGCGGCACGAAGGGGACCACACTGAGGGGGATGCCCGTCATCGTCCTGACCACCCGTGGCGCCAAGAGCGGCAAGCTGCGCAAGTCCCCGCTGATGCGGGTGGAGCACGAGGGCACGTACGCCGCCGTGGCATCGATGGGCGGCGCTCCCAAGCACCCGGTCTGGTACCACAACATCGTGGCCGACCTCCGCGTCGAGCTGCAGGACGGGCCGGTGCGCCAGGACATGACGGCGCGTGAGGTGACCGGGGACGAGAAGGCACTGTGGTGGGAGCGCGCGGTCGCGGCGTACCCCGACTACGCCGCGTACCAGAGGAAGACGGAGCGCGAGATCCCGGTGTTCGTCCTGGAACCGGTGGACAAGGAACACTGA
- a CDS encoding phosphatidylinositol-specific phospholipase C/glycerophosphodiester phosphodiesterase family protein has protein sequence MVLTTRRRAVTTLAAALAAVAAPSYARAAQRHSAQTRPKPLRRAHAHNDYLHQRPLHDALSHGFTSVEADIFLVDGELLVAHEPADLDPTRTLRSLYLDPLLARVKANHGSVYRGYRRPVQLLIDIKTDGVNAYLELDRQLRHYRGMLSSCSHGRVQLGAVTPVISGDRAARMPMEAQSQRYAFYDGRLDDLGTAAPASFVPLISSNWTQSFTWLGTGPFPAAERQKLHGLVAEAHGHGQRVRFWATPEVAGPARDAVRSELLAARVDHINTDDLAGLESFLRARAQ, from the coding sequence ATCGTGCTGACCACCCGTCGCAGAGCCGTCACCACCCTCGCCGCCGCACTGGCCGCCGTCGCCGCGCCGTCCTATGCGCGGGCCGCGCAGCGGCACAGCGCACAGACCCGCCCCAAGCCGCTGCGCAGGGCGCACGCACACAACGACTACCTGCACCAACGGCCCCTGCACGACGCACTGTCGCACGGCTTCACCAGTGTGGAGGCGGACATTTTCCTCGTGGACGGCGAGCTGCTCGTCGCCCATGAGCCGGCGGACCTCGACCCGACGCGCACCCTGCGTTCGCTCTACCTCGACCCGCTGCTCGCCCGGGTGAAGGCCAACCACGGCTCCGTGTACCGCGGTTACCGGCGCCCCGTACAGCTCCTGATCGACATCAAGACGGACGGCGTCAATGCCTACCTCGAACTCGACCGCCAGCTACGGCACTACCGCGGCATGCTGAGCAGCTGCTCCCACGGCCGGGTCCAGCTCGGCGCCGTCACCCCCGTCATCTCCGGCGACCGTGCGGCTCGCATGCCCATGGAGGCCCAGAGCCAGAGGTACGCCTTCTACGACGGACGCCTCGACGACCTTGGCACCGCCGCCCCCGCGTCCTTCGTCCCGCTGATCTCCAGCAACTGGACGCAGAGCTTCACCTGGCTGGGCACGGGCCCGTTCCCGGCCGCCGAGCGGCAGAAGCTGCACGGACTGGTCGCCGAGGCCCACGGACACGGTCAGCGGGTGCGCTTCTGGGCCACTCCCGAGGTGGCGGGGCCCGCCCGCGATGCGGTGCGGAGCGAACTGCTCGCCGCCCGGGTCGACCACATCAACACCGATGACCTGGCGGGCCTGGAGAGCTTCCTGCGCGCCCGCGCCCAGTAA
- a CDS encoding nucleobase:cation symporter-2 family protein, whose product MARVAPFSVAGKQSEHPVDEVLALPKLALYGFQHVLAFYAGAVIVPIIVGGALGLSREELVYLINADLFTCGIASIIQALGIGRIGARLPLIQGVTFTAVSPMIAIGLGAGGGTAALLVIYGAVITAGVATFAFAWLPARAFKAVLGLFPPVVTGTVITVLGLVLIPVGLNDAAGGVGSPHFGDPQNFAYAGGTMAFILVLMKIGRPFLSSIAILLGLVAGTAAAFLLGDASFTDVGKADWLGVTTPFHFGAPQFQWFPILLMLIVMLITMVETTGDTYAIGDIVGKKIDGETVARALRADGAATALGGVLNSFPYVAFAENVGLVRMTKVKSRFVVVAAGVFMIVLGMLPKAAAAVASVPHPVLGGAATVMFAMVALAGIQTLAKVDLKEEKNALVVGISLAMALLPSTVPVLFKEHMNADLSSLLNSGVTLGASTAILLNLVLNRLGPKEQQSESAATGGDPAEAAPAPTVPAPAGVAAQVAPAAASGPSVDGPDGA is encoded by the coding sequence ATGGCACGAGTCGCCCCGTTTTCTGTTGCCGGAAAACAAAGCGAGCACCCGGTCGACGAGGTGCTCGCCCTCCCGAAACTGGCTCTCTACGGTTTCCAGCACGTCCTGGCGTTCTACGCCGGTGCCGTGATCGTCCCGATCATCGTTGGCGGGGCCCTCGGGCTCAGCCGTGAAGAGCTCGTCTACCTGATCAACGCGGACCTGTTCACCTGCGGTATAGCTTCGATCATCCAGGCCCTCGGCATCGGCCGGATCGGCGCACGGCTGCCGCTGATCCAAGGAGTCACCTTCACCGCGGTGTCCCCGATGATCGCCATCGGCCTCGGCGCGGGCGGTGGAACTGCCGCCCTGCTGGTCATCTACGGCGCGGTGATCACTGCGGGCGTCGCCACCTTCGCATTCGCCTGGCTCCCCGCCCGGGCCTTCAAGGCGGTGCTGGGGCTCTTCCCGCCGGTCGTCACCGGCACGGTGATCACCGTCCTCGGGCTGGTCCTCATCCCTGTGGGGCTGAACGACGCGGCGGGCGGGGTGGGCAGCCCGCACTTCGGCGATCCTCAGAACTTCGCCTACGCGGGCGGCACCATGGCCTTCATTCTGGTGCTGATGAAGATCGGCCGGCCGTTCCTGTCCAGCATCGCGATCCTGCTCGGGCTGGTGGCCGGCACCGCCGCCGCCTTCCTGCTGGGTGACGCGAGCTTCACCGACGTCGGCAAGGCGGACTGGCTGGGCGTCACCACCCCGTTCCACTTCGGAGCCCCGCAGTTCCAGTGGTTCCCGATCCTGCTCATGCTGATCGTCATGCTGATCACCATGGTGGAGACCACCGGTGACACGTACGCCATCGGTGACATCGTGGGAAAGAAGATCGACGGCGAGACCGTGGCCCGCGCGCTGCGCGCCGATGGCGCGGCGACCGCCCTCGGAGGTGTGCTCAACTCTTTCCCCTACGTCGCCTTCGCCGAGAACGTCGGCCTGGTGCGTATGACGAAGGTGAAGAGCCGCTTCGTGGTCGTCGCGGCCGGCGTTTTCATGATCGTGCTGGGAATGCTGCCGAAGGCCGCCGCCGCGGTCGCCTCGGTGCCGCACCCGGTGCTCGGTGGTGCCGCGACCGTCATGTTCGCCATGGTCGCCCTGGCCGGTATCCAGACCCTGGCCAAGGTGGACCTCAAGGAGGAGAAGAACGCCTTGGTGGTGGGCATCTCCCTGGCCATGGCCCTGCTGCCGTCCACCGTCCCGGTGCTGTTCAAGGAGCACATGAACGCGGACCTCTCCTCGCTGCTGAACAGCGGCGTCACGCTCGGTGCGAGCACCGCGATCCTGCTCAACCTGGTCCTGAACCGGCTGGGCCCGAAGGAGCAGCAGAGCGAGTCGGCGGCGACAGGCGGGGACCCGGCGGAGGCCGCCCCGGCTCCCACCGTTCCCGCCCCGGCCGGGGTGGCGG
- a CDS encoding DUF779 domain-containing protein, translating to MSDAPRVELTPEAADLLRRLRSAHGPLMFHQSGGCCDGSAPMCYPDGEFRTGASDVLLEHLRVDGVEEPVSFWISRSQYEVWRHTRLVVDVVEGRGSGFSLEAPEGVRFLIRSHMVDGD from the coding sequence ATGAGCGATGCCCCGCGTGTGGAGCTGACCCCCGAAGCCGCCGATCTGTTGAGGCGGCTGCGGTCCGCCCACGGTCCGCTGATGTTCCATCAGTCCGGCGGCTGCTGCGACGGCAGCGCCCCCATGTGCTACCCGGACGGAGAGTTCCGCACGGGCGCGTCCGACGTCCTCCTGGAACACCTCCGGGTCGACGGCGTCGAGGAGCCGGTCTCGTTCTGGATCTCCAGGAGCCAGTACGAGGTGTGGAGACACACACGGCTCGTCGTCGATGTCGTCGAGGGCCGGGGCAGCGGCTTCTCGCTGGAGGCGCCGGAAGGCGTGCGGTTCCTGATTCGCTCGCACATGGTGGACGGCGACTGA
- a CDS encoding acyl-CoA dehydrogenase family protein yields MTDAAELLTRTKELLAAHPPASTDRTDFLKARFDAGLAWVHYPRGLGGLGAPRTLQAVVDAELTAAGAPDNDPRRIGIGLGMAAPTILKYGSDELKQRFLRPLWVGEEVWCQLFSEPGAGSDLAALGTRAVRDGDDWIVGGQKVWTSSAHVARWAILIARTDPDLPKHRGITYFICDMSDPGVEVRPLRQITGEAEFNEVFLTDVRIPDAHRLGEIGEGWKVAQTTLMNERVSIGGSRIPREGGMIGPIAQTWRERPELRTQDLHQRLLTMWVEAEVARLAGERLRQQLAAGQPGPEGSGMKLAFARLNQEISGLEVELRGEEGLLYDDWTMRRPDFVDFTGRDAGYRYLRSKGNSIEGGTSEVLLNIVAERVLGLPSEPRNDKDVAWKDLAR; encoded by the coding sequence ATGACGGACGCCGCCGAACTGCTCACCCGTACAAAAGAGTTGCTGGCCGCGCATCCCCCGGCAAGCACGGACCGCACGGACTTTCTGAAGGCGCGCTTCGACGCGGGACTCGCCTGGGTGCACTACCCGAGGGGCCTCGGCGGCCTCGGAGCACCCCGCACACTTCAGGCCGTCGTGGACGCCGAACTGACCGCCGCGGGCGCACCCGACAACGACCCGCGCCGCATCGGCATCGGCCTCGGCATGGCCGCCCCGACGATCCTCAAGTACGGCTCCGACGAGCTGAAGCAGCGCTTCCTGCGGCCGCTGTGGGTCGGCGAGGAAGTGTGGTGCCAGCTCTTCAGCGAGCCCGGCGCGGGCTCCGACCTCGCCGCGCTCGGCACCCGCGCCGTCAGGGACGGCGACGACTGGATCGTGGGCGGGCAGAAGGTGTGGACCTCCAGCGCCCATGTGGCCCGCTGGGCGATCCTCATCGCCCGCACGGACCCCGATCTTCCCAAGCACCGCGGCATCACCTACTTCATCTGCGACATGAGCGATCCGGGTGTCGAGGTGCGCCCGCTGCGCCAGATCACCGGCGAGGCCGAGTTCAACGAGGTCTTCCTGACCGATGTGCGCATCCCCGACGCACACCGCCTCGGCGAGATCGGCGAGGGCTGGAAGGTCGCCCAGACGACCTTGATGAACGAGCGGGTTTCCATCGGCGGCAGCCGCATCCCGCGCGAGGGCGGCATGATCGGCCCCATCGCGCAGACCTGGCGCGAACGCCCCGAACTGCGTACACAGGATCTGCACCAGCGGCTGCTGACAATGTGGGTTGAGGCCGAGGTCGCCCGGCTTGCCGGTGAACGGCTGCGCCAGCAGCTCGCCGCGGGCCAGCCAGGACCCGAGGGCAGCGGGATGAAGCTCGCCTTCGCCCGCCTCAACCAGGAGATCAGCGGACTGGAGGTCGAACTCCGCGGTGAGGAAGGCCTGTTGTACGACGACTGGACCATGCGCCGTCCAGACTTCGTCGACTTCACCGGGCGCGACGCGGGCTACCGTTACCTGCGCTCCAAGGGCAACTCCATCGAGGGCGGCACCAGCGAAGTGCTGCTGAACATCGTCGCGGAACGTGTACTCGGACTGCCTTCCGAGCCGCGCAACGACAAGGACGTCGCCTGGAAGGATCTCGCGCGATGA
- a CDS encoding PIG-L deacetylase family protein, with protein MNEPATEQLEPMPEDWQRALAVVAHPDDLEYGCAAAVASWTDGGREVSYLLATRGEAGIDTVEPATCGPLREQEQRASAGVVGVSSVEFLDHRDGVVEYGTGLRRDVAAAIRRHRPELVITLNHRDTWGGTAWNTPDHRAVGRATLDAAADAGNRWIFPELIAEQGLQPWNGVRWVAVAGTTTPTHAVDATAGLERSVRSLLEHRTYIEVLTDQDPEEYCRTFLTGNARRAAARFGGRPAVTFELFGR; from the coding sequence ATGAACGAGCCTGCGACCGAGCAGCTGGAACCGATGCCCGAGGACTGGCAGCGCGCGCTCGCCGTCGTCGCGCACCCCGACGACCTGGAGTACGGCTGCGCCGCGGCCGTCGCAAGCTGGACCGACGGCGGACGTGAGGTCTCCTACCTTCTCGCCACCCGCGGCGAGGCGGGCATCGACACGGTGGAACCGGCCACGTGCGGCCCGCTGCGCGAGCAGGAGCAGCGGGCGAGTGCGGGCGTCGTCGGGGTGTCCTCGGTGGAGTTCCTGGACCACAGGGATGGTGTCGTCGAGTACGGGACCGGGCTGCGCCGGGACGTCGCGGCGGCCATCCGCCGCCACCGGCCGGAGCTGGTGATCACCCTCAACCACCGGGACACCTGGGGCGGCACCGCCTGGAACACCCCCGACCACCGCGCCGTCGGCCGGGCCACGCTGGACGCGGCCGCGGACGCCGGAAACCGCTGGATCTTCCCCGAACTCATCGCCGAACAGGGCCTTCAGCCCTGGAACGGGGTGCGCTGGGTGGCGGTCGCGGGCACCACGACGCCCACCCATGCCGTCGACGCGACGGCAGGCCTTGAGCGCTCCGTCCGCTCCCTGCTGGAGCACCGCACCTATATCGAGGTGCTGACGGACCAGGACCCCGAGGAGTACTGCAGGACCTTCCTGACGGGGAACGCCCGGCGGGCGGCGGCACGCTTCGGCGGCCGGCCCGCCGTGACCTTCGAGCTGTTCGGCCGCTGA
- a CDS encoding helix-turn-helix domain-containing protein, producing the protein MDDDTQLDAVLSEVGPRLRKIRRERGATLGALSEVTGISVSTLSRLESGRRRPSLELLLPIARAHQVPLDELVGAPPVGDPRVRAKPIVRHGRTMLPLTRQPGGLQAYKVVQEGGGPEPELRTHEGYEWLYVLSGRLRLLLGDHDVVLTAGEAAEFDTRVPHGFGPAGGAPVEFLSLFGPQGERMHVRARPKRG; encoded by the coding sequence ATGGACGACGACACACAGCTCGATGCCGTACTCAGCGAGGTGGGCCCCCGGCTCCGCAAGATCAGGCGGGAGCGGGGGGCCACGCTCGGGGCGCTTTCCGAGGTGACCGGGATCTCCGTGAGCACCCTGTCCCGGCTGGAGTCCGGACGGCGCAGGCCAAGTCTCGAGCTGCTGCTCCCCATCGCGCGGGCGCACCAGGTGCCACTCGACGAACTGGTCGGTGCGCCGCCGGTCGGGGATCCGCGGGTGCGGGCGAAGCCCATCGTGCGTCATGGCAGGACGATGCTGCCGCTGACCCGGCAGCCGGGGGGTCTTCAGGCGTACAAGGTGGTGCAGGAGGGCGGCGGCCCGGAGCCCGAGCTGCGGACCCACGAGGGGTACGAATGGCTGTATGTGCTGTCCGGCCGGCTCCGGCTGCTGCTCGGTGATCACGATGTGGTTCTGACCGCGGGGGAGGCGGCGGAGTTCGACACCCGTGTACCGCACGGCTTCGGCCCGGCGGGGGGCGCCCCCGTGGAGTTCCTGAGCCTGTTCGGCCCGCAGGGTGAGCGGATGCATGTACGGGCCAGGCCCAAGCGCGGCTGA
- a CDS encoding NADPH:quinone oxidoreductase family protein, whose amino-acid sequence MQAWRVHRNGEPSEVMRLEEVDRPTPGEGQLLLRVRAANINFPDALLCRGLYQVRPPLPFTPGVEICGETENGRRVIANPVLPNGGLADYVVADAAAVLPAPNALDDAEAAALHIGYQTGWFGLHRRAHLQAGETLLVHAAAGGVGSAAVQLGKAAGARVIGVVGGADKARIARELGCDLVIDRREDDIVAAVKEATGGRGANVVYDPVGGDAYAKSAKCVAFEGRIVIVGFASGTIPSPGLNHALVKNYSIVGLHWGLYNQMDPAAIRGCHDELTKLAAQGVIKPLISGRVAMKDAADAVQRVADGTTTGRLVVIPEGDAR is encoded by the coding sequence ATGCAGGCATGGCGAGTGCACCGGAACGGCGAGCCGAGCGAGGTGATGCGCCTCGAAGAGGTGGACCGGCCGACGCCCGGTGAGGGGCAGCTGCTGCTGAGGGTCCGCGCGGCGAACATCAACTTCCCCGACGCCCTGCTCTGCCGCGGCCTGTACCAGGTGCGGCCCCCGCTGCCCTTCACACCGGGCGTGGAGATCTGCGGCGAGACCGAGAACGGCCGCCGCGTGATCGCCAACCCCGTACTGCCGAACGGTGGACTCGCCGACTATGTCGTCGCCGACGCCGCGGCCGTGCTGCCCGCGCCCAACGCGCTCGACGACGCAGAGGCGGCCGCCCTGCACATCGGCTACCAGACCGGATGGTTCGGACTGCACCGCCGGGCACACCTCCAGGCGGGCGAGACCCTGCTCGTCCACGCGGCGGCCGGCGGCGTCGGCAGCGCCGCCGTCCAGCTCGGCAAGGCGGCCGGAGCACGCGTCATCGGAGTCGTCGGCGGCGCGGACAAGGCCCGCATCGCGCGGGAGCTCGGCTGCGACCTCGTCATCGACCGCCGAGAGGACGACATCGTCGCCGCGGTCAAGGAAGCCACCGGCGGCCGCGGTGCGAACGTCGTCTACGACCCGGTCGGCGGCGACGCTTACGCCAAGTCCGCCAAGTGCGTCGCCTTCGAGGGCCGGATCGTGATCGTCGGCTTCGCGAGCGGCACGATCCCCAGCCCTGGCCTCAATCACGCCCTGGTCAAGAACTATTCGATCGTCGGCCTCCACTGGGGCCTGTACAACCAGATGGATCCCGCCGCGATCCGCGGCTGCCACGACGAGCTCACCAAGCTCGCCGCACAGGGCGTGATCAAGCCGCTGATCAGCGGACGCGTCGCCATGAAGGACGCGGCGGACGCCGTCCAGCGCGTCGCCGACGGCACGACCACCGGCCGCCTGGTCGTCATCCCGGAAGGAGATGCCCGATGA